The nucleotide sequence CAGGGAAAGGAAGTGCACAGAGGCAGAGGTCAAAACCTTGGGCGGAAGGCACACAAGGACCGCCCGGAGTGAGGGCGGCTGCCCCTGCCCACTTCCTTCCAGGGAAGCAGCACTTGAGCCCCAGGGCCCCTCCTGCTTTGCTCCAGCAGGGCCACTGCTTgaactttcagtttctttttttggagACTTGCTCTGCGGACACGCAAAGGCCCTGGGTCGCACACCAGCACCTTGCCCACTTGGGGTAGAACCCGTTTGAATCTGGAAGCCAGGCCTCAGGCTTCTGGGGCTGCTGAGTACTACAGCGATCCAGGAAGCCCCTGGCGCCTCTTTCACAAAGGAAGGGAAGCACTCCgtcctcctgccccaccccccaaaacaGGAGACCCAGACCGGGGTTACGAACGAGGCAATTTATTAACCCAGCATCATTTGTTCTAATGCTTCTTGTTGGCAGCTGCCACCTGTGGGAAAGATAGACAAATAGTTACGATCAGCTGTGGCCCTGTGCTGGGGCACTTCACCGAAGCTCCCCACTAACCAGGGGGCACCAGGCCTCCTGATTTGTGGTTTCCTATGTATTGATCTCACCAGAGGCTCACAGCCTCGGGCACTTCCCCCTTTTACAGAAGCAGAAACCGGGACTCACGAGAGCACTGTAGTATGATTCTGACCTCTGCCCATTAACCCAATCCACACTGCTGCTGGTGCCAGGCCCTGCACTGTCCTTACCGCCTGCCAGGCCACCTCCCGCTCCCAGACGGCTGAATATGCCACTCTTGTCTGCCACTGAGAAACTAAGGGACTCCACAGTCCAAGGCTCCCAGGGGGCCTAAGTCAACaacacacaaagaagaaaaccaaCAACAGCTTCATGCCAGGCCCCGGGGCTCCTGCTGCTGCAGCTCAGGAATCCTCGCCACTACCTTGTGAGGTGGCTGAGAGCACTACCCCAGACAGGGAGACTGGCCCAGGGTGCCTAGTCAGTCGGCCTCCACACGGAGGCCAGGTTCTGGGCACCCTGCCTGATGCCCCTTATCAGGAGTAAGGAAGAAACCCTGCAGTCAGAATTAGAAGGCTGACCTGGGGAGACAGACTGGCCTGCGAGGGAACGTGCCCTGTGAGGGAACGTGCCCTGCAGAAGAGACCCAGCTGGCTGCACCCAGGCCCGGGGCTCCCTTCACCCAGGGCCCTGCATTCCAACCTGTCTCCCAGCCCCCATGAAGGGAAGTCTGTTAGAAACGTTCTTTCTCCTGCACCCCTGCTTCCCTGGCTGTACcctccagaggaggaaactgtCAAAATCCAGGCTCCAGAGGCCCCTGGGTGGTGACTGAAGTCCCCACTCACCTGTCCAGCGATTCTGTCCAGATCTCTCTGTCCCTGAGGCGTCAGTTTGCGGCCCCTGTGGGAGAGAAGGGTCACACAGGCCTAGGTGAGCGCGGACTCGCACCAGCATCCCTGGCCCAGGCCAGGCCTCTCCTGGACACAAGTCAGGCTTCCCAAGGAGGCGCCTGGCCGCAGGACCTCATGACGCCAGCCAAGTCCCACTCAGGTCCCCAGTCGGCTGCATTCTAACAAGCTGGAGGCTGCAATGGGAACCCCCCCTCATCCTGAGCTGATGGGGTGTCGTTTCTGCAAGCAATAGATCAAAAGCCCCGAAAAATCAATTGGGAAAAGTTAACGAGCAGGCTAATGAAAGCAGACAGTCGCTAAATTACCTTCCTGGAGCCTGGAGTAGTCAGCCAGAGAGGTCGGGGCGAGGCCCCTCGGCTGCTCACTCTTCTGAACCCCCTGCCTGCCCGAGGGCCAGGACACACCTGACACCTCCCTGACGGGCAGAGGAGGATGGTCCTCCATTCAGGCACCACTGGGGACCTGGCCCCAAGCCCCCTCACGTGCCCAGCTTCCCCTCGCTGGCTTACCCATCTTGGTCCTTTTCCACCATTTTCAGCCCCTCCAGGGCTTGGAGGACCCGCCGGGCCACGCTCTTGGAGCCTCTGCTGAAGTGGCTGGGCATGACGCCGTTCCTCTGGCGCCCCCCATAGATCTTGGTCATGGAGCCAACCCCAGCGCCACCCCGGAGGTACAGGTGCCGTGCCGTGGAagctgggtgggagggaagggaggcttGAGAACCTTTCTCAGGCACAGGCCGTGCTCAGAGTCACACATTGAATTCCACAGGGAGCAGAGTCTCACCATCTTACAGTCGGGGAAACGGAGAACAGGAGAACGCACACAAGGCTCCACTGCCCCTAGTTCAGGAGCCTGGGGGGACCGGCAGTGGAGGGACTGTCGCAGCCATGTGACCAGGCATTTCCTGCTGCCCTCGGGACTTTCTTAGCTGTGACTGCCCTGGCCAAGTGGTGAGGCGGACCTGAGGTTTCACGGACAGAGCCCAGCAAACGTCTAAGCCATGGCCATCCACAACCAGCTGTCTGGGAACTCTGCAGGGCTGGAGAGTTGTAGAAAGGACCTACTGCTTGCCCCCTGTCCCAGGCCTGCCCTGAAGAGCTCGGGTTCACCATGGCAGCGGTGCTGACATCCTAACGCCATGGACAATCCCAACCTGGAAGGTACGTCAACCTGCTCTGTGGACTGGGGTTTCTAGCCCTAGACTGGCTCGGGCAAGTCCCCTGGCCAGTCTCCTTGGAAATCTCTCCTGTTCAACTGGAACGCCAGGCCCTGTGCCACCTGCTTTTACGCTCTCTCCTGTGAGTACTAAGATGGCCTCTGGAGCCAGCCTGATAGTGTGGCTGCTCTGGAGGAACAGACAGCCCTGCAGAAGCTTCTGGTTTTCTACCTCAGGGAGCCACTGAGGTTTGAAAGAACTGGggcccagatgctggccaccaCATGGCCCTACTTGGATGAAAGCTCAAGGGTAGAGACTCCAGATCCCCGCACGTTAAGATTCTCCCAGGTCCTGAAAATGAGTCAGAAGTTATTTTCTCAATAATGACTTGCTGCCAAGAGTCACAGGGCACTGGACCATGTCCACGACCCTCCTGTGTCAAGAGCTGGGGTgggctcctcctcccctccagctGCCCCTCCCAGGGCAGTTCCTGCACACAGCCCATTGTCGGCCCACCTCCAGATGCGGACACAGGCTACAGGGGCCTATCACGGGCCACTTCACCAGGACCACTGAGCAGCCTCTCCCTGGTATCACTGCCTCTGGCCCTGCTCCCTTTACATCACTCTCCTTGGTTCTCTCTGTCCCCATGATTTGCACTGTGACCACCTGCCTACAGATGccagtgaagtcgttcagtcgtgtccgactctttgcgatcccatcgactgtagcctaccaggctcctccatccatggaattttccaggtaagaatactggagtgggttgacatttccttctccaggggatcttcccaatccagggattgaacataggtctcccgcattgtgggcagatgctttactgtctgagctaccagggaagtcatgcCATCCTCTATACCAGGGTTCTGACCCTCTTCCAGGCATCAAGCAGCCTACCCACTGCCAGGATCAAAAGACTCACCTCTTATAAGATGCCCCCTTCCCTCAACCTTTCTGCCAAGGGAGTAACCTCATGGAAAAATGGCCTTCAAGACCAGTGCAGATGCCCAGTGGCCACCTCCCCCGCCACCGACACCTGTCTGGCCATGCCCTGGTTCCATGTGGAGACCCGCTCTCCACTTGGGCTATGGAAGGCATGAGAGCCCCACAGAAGGGTTAAGATGAACACCCCCAATTTCACCAACACCCAGAAGAGGCTGCACACTAGACGTGAATTTTGCCGAAGCAGGACAGCACTCAGCCCAATCTCACCACGGAAAGGGGTGAGTGCCTCATAGCTGGAGTTTGAATCCCAACATGGCTCCACATCAGCTGTGACACAGCCCACCCATGTCTAGTGGTCAGTGGCACGGTACTCATGGGGACAACGTACTCCAGTCCCAGCAGCGAAAGGGAGAGAACAAACTCCCAACAAAGCCCAACTTAACACCACTACGACTAGCAGGTGtgggggacatccctggtggtccagcggttaggatcCTGctttctcactgccaagggcctgggttcaacccctggtcgaggaactaactCCCATAAGCCAAGTGGCATGGCAATGGCCTCCTGCCCCGACCACCTGGTGTGGCAGGTACCAGGTCCCCCCCACATCACAGCAGTTTGTGCAGGTTATTTTTCTGACCCGTTACAAGGGAGAGCAGGAGTATTAACTTCACAAATTGGAATTAACAGTCAAAATATTGAGTTCTACAGAAACACTGACCCCTTTTACCTCCTCTCCTCAGCCCTTCAGACCTAGGCCgaggccccagcccctcctcctgaaGGAGAGCTGTAAGGGCACAAATCCAGGCCACCCCAATGGTGTTTATGATGGCCTCAATGAACGAGGTTTTGCCACAAATGGCTTTTCCTTCAGCCCCTCCAAAGGCATCCTTCTGCTCCCTTTAGGAGACCCAGATGAGGAGTCACTCCTGCCTCAAACTGTAGGAGGAACCACGCAGCACCCCCAAACCCCAGCTAGGTGTCTTGTTGGGCCCCAAAGTGGATGAGGGGGCAGGTCATACTCCACTTGGCAAACGGCAGACCAAACAAGTCTTCACAGCCTAGCAAACCAACAGCCCGTGTTAATTTCACGTTCATGGCTCCATCCTGACCCACTGAATCCTAAGGCGGGAAAAGGAAACTGCTCAGACTGGGACTGGCCTCCACCTTACAATTCagtgggaattctctggcagtccaggggttaggactctgtgctcactgcccagagcctgggttcaatccacaGGCAGGGACCGAAGATTTTGCAAGCTGTATGgcactgggggggggggggggggggaggggaggaagaaatggGGTGGCGGGGAGAAGGGATTCAGGTGCCCCATCCAGCAGCGGCTCACTCACTGCCAGACACACACCGTATCCTTACCTCCCTCTCAAGCAGGCCCATCTGAGCACTCGTGTCTACCCAGGTTACGATGTAGTGCCCCATTCAAAGCCCTTAATGTCTCCCCTGACCCTGCTCCTCCCCTCAGAGGTCCCTGCTCTCCTGAAACGGTTCATCTCCACACCTCATCCCTCACACACTGGCCCCAACACCACTGCCTGGAGGCGATTCATCCCTACAGATAACCGCAGCTCTTCCAGACCACCCTTAGAAGGCCCTGTCACCTACCCTGCCCCTGTAATCTACACCTGAGATCAGCCTGCCACACCCTCCCAGGGTCTTCATCTGTCAGTACCTCAGTCTCCTCCTGGGCAAACAAGTTATCTTGCATGACTCTCCTCTAAGGAGTATGAACTGAACAAACTCAGTGGGAGCACTCCAGATTTCAAtagaggttggcaaacttttcctgTTAAGGGCCAGACAGTAGTCTGTCATAGCTCCAACCCTGGCCTCTGCTGTGACTGTAAACGAGTAACCATGTCTGTGCCCTGACAAACCTCGGTCTAGAACTGCTATCTGTGCCACTAGGCCAGCTGGGAAAGTCCAGTCAAAAGGGGGCTCTGGAAATCCAGAGGGAGACCAGCAGGGCAGGCAGAGGGCACACACCCAGTGTGAGATGTTAGGGAAGGTACACAATGGACAGAAAGGGCCACAGCAACTGCAGAGATGACCAGCAGGCTCAACGAGGTGTGTATTACCCACGgcctttccccaccccccaacctccCGCTACCTAGAAACTCAAAGTACAGAATGTTGCCAAGGGAAGACAGCTGCCCACCACCAACTCCAAGTGATGACAAGGCCGAGTGGGTTGTGGTCTCAGGAGCAGGCACACCTCATGTCTTGCCCACTCTGACATCAACAGTGAATCAGCTACCACCAGTCCCTATACGGGAGGTTTCTGTTAGGTACAGATTATATAACACGTGCATATTCACCCACGAAATGAGAAAAACTACTCTCTCTCCAAATTTTGGGCATCACAAAAAAGCAGTCAGGACCACACAAACCTTGCTTgccaagatggatggatggggtgGCAGTGGCAGTCTTGTCCACGCTGTCCCACTCCCcatctttctttctaaaaacacTGAAGTGAGTAGGTGGATAAGCTACCTACCCCACTCACCTCACAGTCATCAGGGCTCAGACTACAAACACTTCATGTTCTGAGGTACTGGGCAACTTGACCAAGGCCAGCTCTTCTCAAAGTCATGCTGGAGTTTTGTCAACTTCTAAACTCTGCTTCCCACATGGAGACAAGCTGTGGTCAGGACAGAacccactttacagaggaggaaggcTTGGGAGTGGAGAGGCTGGGAGGCCATAGTGAAGGCCTGTGCAGAGGCTGCTGCCTTGGAACAATCCAGGGCTGAATCCCATCCCCCACTCCCAAGATAAGCTTCATGGGGGACACAGGAGAAACTTCAATCATTAAAAAGACAGACAAGACAGTACTAACACTGTGCAGTCAGGGGCTATACTTAAGTCAGTCCTTACTGAAGGATTAATAAAAGGCTAAGAGAAGGAGGTGGTACAGGGTGACCATAACGTTTTCTGAGCACTTGAGACTTGTCAAGATTTAGAATAACTGGGTCACATTTCCAACCCCTTTGTTATGAACATCTTGTTAAAGAGGAGATAGGCTAGTGTGATGACCTGAATGAAAACAGGAAACAAACTGAAAGCACAACGACTCTCTAGAAAACGAACTACCTCTAGGCAAAAGATGAACACTTTATtcattgtccctgggattcccttgAGGCTCCGAGGAAAGCAAGGGTCCTCACGTAAAATTGcttacaaatgaacaaatatcaCAACACAAAATTACCCTACATCACACAAAGCACGCAATGACAGTCAATATTTCTCTCGGAATTTCTGGGGGAAAAGTAAGACCTCACAAAGGGGACACCCCGCCCTCCACGCCCCATCCAAAGGCCCCAGTTCCTCACCAGCTCGTGTGTAGAACCAGTTCTCATCGTAGGGAGCAAGTTCTTTATGCTTGGCCAGCTTGACGGTGTCCACCCATTCAGGGACTTTCAGCTTCCCGGACCTGGGACCAGGACAGCCAGAAAGGCACAATTCAGGAGCCTCCACAAACTCCATCCCAATTCCCTTCCGTCAGCACAACTATACATCACTAGGAGCCCAATGTGCCCCACAACAGGAAAAATACTGAAACTCAAACACAACCCAGGCCTCATGTACAAAGAGTGGACTCCACACTAACTTCCAACAAGCTCCCccagccagaaaaagaaagccCGAGGGCCCAGAGGCGTCGGGCAAGACCAGAGCCCCCACCCACTCGACCCCCACCCAGTCCCCACACTCACTTTTTGAGGAAGGCTGCCAGAGCTCTGACGAACTCCTGCTGGTTGACATCTTTTACAGTAACTCCAGGCATCTGCGGGCAAGATCGAGCATGAGAACACAGGATGGATGGAGAAGACTGCCAACGGTCGGGGCCCAGCCCCACGGCGACGGAACCGCCGCACTCCCCTTACTTTCCGAAGGCCCTACTTGCAATTCCCCGCTTTAGAGGCCCCGGCGCCTGAGGGTCTTACAGAGCTTACCGATGACCACGGTCTCTTTGGGGCGCATTAACACTGCCTGACCCCGTTTGTGAAGACGCTGTATGTAGCAAACACCTGATTCTGCCCTCCACGCCACCCGCGCTTTCCCGGGTGTCCACCTGGCCCAGCCGCGGTTTCCGGACCGCGCGGGTCAGACATGTCCAGACCTGCCGCTCGCACGTGGCCGCGGCTCTAGGGGGCGGGACGGCCCCACGCGGGTGCCCCGGAGCTCCCAGGCACGTGCCTCGGGCTCGGAAACCGAGCCCCGACTCCGCGCGCCCGGGTCGTTCCGGAGCACTCTTCTTACCGTGCGGCCTCCGCGCTGCCAGCCAGGGGAAAGGGAGCAACGGGGTTTCCCGGGCGCACAAGTCGGGCGTCAGTTATCGCGAGAGTTCCTAGAGCTCGCGAGAACGGGTTTACAAAAAAGCTGGCTCCACCTCTCTCAGGGCAAAGGCGGCTTCACCTCCGCGGACATGGGCGGGTTTGGTGGGAGGGTGGAAGCTTTTTTCCTCCTCGCTCTTCTTTCTCCTGCAGCGAGATAGAGTGAGGAGCTCTAATCTCGAGCAGGAGGGAATCTAGTTTCGTTTGCATCAATCGTGGAATGGAACGAATAGCGGCGGAGGCTGTATCTCCTGGCGGAAGTTACGGGGAAACTGGCTGGGCAGGAAATAGACCGGCGCCTCCAGCGGGACGACCCCTTTTTCCGAGTGGAAGTGGCTTTTCTGGCCGAAGGTGGGGCTAGTAAGGGCGGAACTGTGACCAGGAGCTCAGAGGAAGGACACGGAAGAAAGGCGGCCAGCCCGCCCTTTCTCGACCAGCAGTACTCGCGAGAGCAGGAGACGGAAGCCCCACCCTTCTTAGGGCGGAAATTGCTTCACCGTGGCCCTGGAGAGCGGAGTGTGAATGAGGCCCTGGAGGCGGGGAGCAGAAAAGGGCAGGAACAGGGAAGCAGAGGCGGGACCTTCGAAGTTCAGCTCTGCTTCCTAAAGCCCGAGTCTCTTcggacatgtgtgtgtgcttagtcactcagtcctgtcagactctttgtgaccccatgcactgtatcccaccaggctcttctgcccatggggattctccagccaagaataggggagtaggttgccatgccctcctccaggggatcttcccaacccagggatcaaacccaggcctcctgcaatgcaggcagattctttacctgggaagcccctcttcagACAAAGTGCACACAATACTAATTCTATCGGCAGATGTTTTTTGTGTGCCTACTCTGTGCAAGAAACAGGTAAACATGTACAGTGTTACATGC is from Bos indicus isolate NIAB-ARS_2022 breed Sahiwal x Tharparkar chromosome 18, NIAB-ARS_B.indTharparkar_mat_pri_1.0, whole genome shotgun sequence and encodes:
- the RPS19 gene encoding small ribosomal subunit protein eS19 isoform X2, producing MPGVTVKDVNQQEFVRALAAFLKKSGKLKVPEWVDTVKLAKHKELAPYDENWFYTRAASTARHLYLRGGAGVGSMTKIYGGRQRNGVMPSHFSRGSKSVARRVLQALEGLKMVEKDQDGGRKLTPQGQRDLDRIAGQVAAANKKH
- the RPS19 gene encoding small ribosomal subunit protein eS19 isoform X1 gives rise to the protein MPGVTVKDVNQQEFVRALAAFLKKSGKLKVPEWVDTVKLAKHKELAPYDENWFYTRAASTARHLYLRGGAGVGSMTKIYGGRQRNGVMPSHFSRGSKSVARRVLQALEGLKMVEKDQDGGRKLTPQGQRDLDRIAGQAPWEPWTVESLSFSVADKSGIFSRLGAGGGLAGGKDSAGPGTSSSVDWVNGQRSESYYSALVSPGFCFCKRGKCPRL